One Triplophysa dalaica isolate WHDGS20190420 chromosome 11, ASM1584641v1, whole genome shotgun sequence genomic window carries:
- the rps24 gene encoding 40S ribosomal protein S24 isoform X2, protein MNDTVTVRTRKFMTNRLLQRKQMVCDVLHPGRATVPKTEIREKLAKMYKTTPDVVFVFGFKTQFGGGKTTGFAMVYDSLDYAKKNEPKYRLQRHGLYERKKTSRKQRKERKNRMKKVRGIKKASVGASGKK, encoded by the exons ATG AATGACACTGTCACTGTCAGGACCAGAAAGTTTATGACAAACCGGCTGCTTCAGAGGAAGCAAATG GTTTGTGATGTCCTGCATCCAGGCAGAGCAACAGTCCCAAAGACTGAGATCAGGGAAAAACtagcaaaaatgtacaaaaccaCCCCAGATGTGGTGTTCGTCTTCGGCTTCAAAACTCAGTTTGGCGGTGGCAAGACGACAGGGTTTGCCATGGTTTACGACTCGCTGGACTACGCCAAGAAAAATGAGCCCAAATACAGGCTGCAGAGG cATGGTCTGTATGAAAGGAAAAAGACATCCAGAAAACAGCGCAAGGAACGCAAGAACAGAATGAAGAAAGTTAGGGGAATCAAGAAAGCCTCTGTTGGTGCTTCTGGAAAGAAG TAA
- the rps24 gene encoding 40S ribosomal protein S24 isoform X1, with protein sequence MNDTVTVRTRKFMTNRLLQRKQMVCDVLHPGRATVPKTEIREKLAKMYKTTPDVVFVFGFKTQFGGGKTTGFAMVYDSLDYAKKNEPKYRLQRHGLYERKKTSRKQRKERKNRMKKVRGIKKASVGASGKKK encoded by the exons ATG AATGACACTGTCACTGTCAGGACCAGAAAGTTTATGACAAACCGGCTGCTTCAGAGGAAGCAAATG GTTTGTGATGTCCTGCATCCAGGCAGAGCAACAGTCCCAAAGACTGAGATCAGGGAAAAACtagcaaaaatgtacaaaaccaCCCCAGATGTGGTGTTCGTCTTCGGCTTCAAAACTCAGTTTGGCGGTGGCAAGACGACAGGGTTTGCCATGGTTTACGACTCGCTGGACTACGCCAAGAAAAATGAGCCCAAATACAGGCTGCAGAGG cATGGTCTGTATGAAAGGAAAAAGACATCCAGAAAACAGCGCAAGGAACGCAAGAACAGAATGAAGAAAGTTAGGGGAATCAAGAAAGCCTCTGTTGGTGCTTCTGGAAAGAAG AAGTGA